Part of the Lampris incognitus isolate fLamInc1 chromosome 1, fLamInc1.hap2, whole genome shotgun sequence genome is shown below.
acttccgctcatcggtgcgctgcgtcttgccgcacctcccgcatttatctactttgttggttgcaggtctgctgccaccatgacgctgtccgccctttttgttttggcgtccgtcccgccgtcggacaacgttgacgttagccagctgggcctctggttggttagcttggaggctgagctgctttgttattgcctccgcctggcgcacttgttcaatgactttcaccagagtaaggtccgctgtgagctggaactgacgggagagcaccttatcttttatgcccactaccagacgatctctgatatgttcatccctcttgtccccaaactcacagtgttcagacagctcatacaatgtccggatgtacatctccgctgtctctcctggctgctggctacgttgatagaagcacgccctctcatgtatgatgttacggcggggaataaagtagccgtcgaactttttcagtacgatatcatagtccactttatcaccctccgccgcgaagtcaaacgagctgaatatcttttcagcctcgctgcccattgcataaatcagcgaactcacttgaatctccccgtcgtctttatccagctttgtcgcgagcctgaagcgcgaaaaccgttgtctccactccggccattcaacggggcagtcaaacttgaattcactcggcggattaaacttcggcatgaccgctcgtgttccgatacacagactattctgacaccatgtaatgtccgtagacgccttgtcttactgacataagaataattcaagaaagagccgacttcgtaggttcttaactctgtgtagcttttactagcgttcatccgacatacaaccttcataacatgcgcttctcacttcctgtatacgtcacacgcactgcacgtacacccgtgagtaggtcaagttaaacacgtgacctttcattcattacagagttgacgtaactctctctttctagggctctggccgaTACCTACCAGAGAAAACAGAAGCGCTACCATGGTTGACTTGGTTCCTCTCTaccgtaaatcgagccttcattttcccgcGAGATCGTACCGGTTGTGGCTAGACGGGGATACAgcggacggaagtgacgcaaaatctcgccggGCGTATTTCGTTGCCATGGCGATAGCTAGCCTCGCTAACCTCCCGAGCTACCGCGAGTTTGGACTTCGGTTTTTAAAGCCAGGTGAATGATGAGTCGGATGAATCAGTTTTACTTAAAATAACTACAACAACCgatcgtacccggtggcagacagtGAAAGCGAGGTTTAAAGGGAACCAATCTAAAAGCCTATGGCGTCATTATTCTATAGTCATCCAAAGTcatccaagtccagttgcacttgattcaactcctttggataaccatgacctgcatgaatgagaacattcacagacatattctaTAGTCATGCACCGGTGcggtcaacatttacttcataatgataagctaaaggggaaaaaagttgtctactgctacGCTTTAACTCCACAAGATGTGAACTTTAGAAAGGTGTAGCCTGCACTTCCCAGGGCTATTTATCCGTGGTGAGGGAGGTCATGAGACGATCCTGCGGAACTGTAGCAGGAACACAGAAGCAGAGCGAGTGTGCGACACTTCAAGATTATAGCAGTAGTTCCGCATGATGTTGATAACATATCAAGACAGCTGATTGTTGGTCTGACCACAAATGTGAAATCATCTCTCGTGGGTTCGTTTCCCATCatgttgcagcgaattcggggggggggggggggcaaccacaggaactgccgcggccgagacgcgaacccgtatcgcccgcaccgcaggagacattgctaaccgctcgattaaaggctcagacccgttagccaacggccaacgtgtccacttatccattgcacgttacaatattatacaCATATTCTCGTGCCAGACTGGATGCATTCATTACATGTACACAATGTTGCTTTAAATGTCTTATGATGGTTTGCATGTTTTCAGATTTGCAGAGATTAACTAGGTCAGTAGGGAAAAAAGTAATAAAAATAATTGAAATAGGGCGATTGTAATGATTCACAGCTGATTTAATTGATTCATTTTGATTTCCTTTTAACGTTCTCACATGGTCTTTGCTGAGAAAAAATACAGAATATGCACATAAAATGTGTAATTAAAGATTTGATTCAAAACAGATTAAAAGATCCTTTTAGAAATAGGCTGGAAGACGTTTTTGTCTGCTCATCATTAGCAGCTGTACCATTTCCATGATAAAGGATGTTCATCTGTGTGGATTCAGGCCATAGACTAAAACATTTGGCTTTAAAAACTCAAATAAACATGAGCTCAGAAGTTCAAACTTCGTTCATGTAgtgaatatatactatatatatatatatatatatatatatatatatatatatatatatatatatatatatatatatatattctctctctctctctctctctctctctctctctctctctctctctctctctctctctctctctctctctgaatgcctTAGCTTGGAGATAAATGTTCATGTCCACAAGCAGCAGTGCCACTATTCAAAATCACAGGAATAACATGCGTGAGTACTTTCTCAGGGTAGGTTTTGCCTTTAAATTGGCATGGCAAGATTTATTAACTGGAACCTTCTCATAGAGAAGAACAAAATCTTTATTTCTGAGAGAATTTACACAACAATAAACATTAggaacatgttttgtttttgtttttttcctctacaCTACAGCTGACTCTTATGGGTGCATTTCTCAGAGTGTAAGCCGTAGGACATCCTCTTTACCGACATTACACCAAACATTAGCTGGCAGTGGAAATAGCATTGTACATTTCCAGTCACATGTAAATGGTTTGCTATTAGCGGCAATGAAAGGCATTTGCTAGTCTCTTTATGACTATGGTGCAGGGATCACTGTAGCCCCACTATATAGGGAAAGAAGAACATCTTTGGGATTATTGGAGACGACATGATTGTGTGTACTCCCAGGCCAAGAGACAAGGGTGTTTTACCAAGACCACAATACTTCACTCTATATCTGTCATGGAACTAGAACAACACCTATTGCACATCTTACAAATACAGCAGAGTAGGTGAAACTATTTGACGCTTGCTCAGCAATACAGTGGTACCACACATACCAATGATTACTCATGAGGATTTTATTCAGTGCTCTCTGATTTTCTACTCGGACCACAAGCTTATGACTCAGTCATTCTGGATTACTGCCACATGGACTTCACAAAGTCAAGGTTTCCACAATGTCTGAACAAAGATAATCGAAATAGCTGTGCCACCCCTGATATGCCAGTCATTAAGAAGTTGGTCATCTTGGTTATAGCCAAGCCTGTTTTTGGGCAAaatgacaaaaaacaaaatacagtCATATAGTTGTAAATATTCATTGCAGAGGTAGCTTCATATTGAAGGTGAGAACACAGACTTCTTCCTCCATTTACAGACCTCACAAAATGGCCCAAATTGTATGTGCACTACCCTGTTTGCGAGAGGTTTCTAACATAAAGTCCTCGTTGCTTAGATAACCTCTGAGCAGTTTGAAAACTGTCCTTTTAAACAAGAGTCTCGCAGACACCACAGAAGCCTCAGATACATTTTTCCTCCACTGCCCCAGAGTTTAGTGATACCTGAAGTGCTGGGTTTTTTGGGCAGGACTGAAAAACCACGCCGGCTGAGAGGTCTTCAACACCATTAGTCCCATTTTCTCCACTTTGAACCTCAGTGCTGCCTTGCTGCAAGGAATAAGAAGCTTGAGAATGTCTGTCTAACGAGGGCCTGGGCCCAGACTGTGTTTGAGTCTCTGTATGGCGACAGCTTCTGGTGCACACCTCACGTCCCTCGGGGAGGTACAGAAAAGTCTGGGAGTTGCTGGTGACATCTCGCAGGTCATGGGGTACCAGGGAGTGGGAGTTGTGTGCCGAGATGATGGAGGACAGTTGGTGAGCATTTATGCAGTGGAagtttccctgtccctgctgcctCCGTGCTCCCATTTTGCAAAAGAGGTACTTGATTTTCTCTATGAGTTTGAGGAGCACGGCCTTGCGAAGGAGGATGTAGATCCAGGGGTCCAGAATAGGGTTGAAGGAGGCGAAACGTATGGCCCTTAGATCAGGATTCTTGTCCAGCCGTAACTCCACGGGAGTTTTATACAGTTGGTTCAAAAACACCTGTGCCTGCAAGAGAGGAGGGAAATAGGGAGGGGATGAAAAAGTGAATAACTCAaattgagtgtgtgtgcatgtttgtgtgcacgtgtgcgcgcgcgcgcgcatttgTGTCCTCTGAAAAAGAGTTTGGAAGAGTAGCAGAGAAAGTGGGCAGTATAGCTTGACAATGGGTAGAAAAACATTTTACACCTGAATTCAAAGCTATATAATCTCATTTCTGACGACACGCTTGGAACTGGATCAAAGTAGGACCGATCAgagggaaaagaagaagaaaagaaaaaagatccaTTTCACAAGAAAGTTGTGCCTCGGTGCTCAAAAAGGGCACCGTGCGTAAAACGCGAGCGCGGTGTAAGAAGGCGACCACACTGAACAGGGGAAGCGCAACAAACTTACGACAAGCGGAATGGAGCAGATGAGGACCACTGCCGATGTGCCAATGAGCAGTATGACCATCTGGATTTCTGCACCGGCCAGATGTCCGAAACTACGTCCTCTCCTCCTCGGGTCTACACTCCTCCCCACGTCGGTTCCCAGAGACAGCCTGCGAACGAAGAGGCGGTGCATCCGGATGAGAGCCCCGCACACCAGCACGTTGCAGATGACggtgaggaggatgagaatggaGCTGAAGCCGGCATACATGTAGGAGAAGGCGGCGTCGCTGCTCACGTTGCTCCTCCATTCAATAAAACACCACGTCTGCGGGTATTGTTTCTTCACTTGTCCGAAACCCATGCCGGGCAGGGCGCAGAAAAGCGCGTTGGAGATGTAGATCGCGACGAGCGTCAACCCCGCCAGTCTCTGGTCCACGTAGTCGTTGTAGAAGTACGCGTGATTGATGGCGATGTATCGCTCTATCGACATCGCGCATATGATGCTGAGTCCAGCCAAAGAGAAGAAGAGCATGGTGAATCCAAAGTACTGACACAGCAGGTCCCCCCCGGGCCAAGACCCCTTCACGTAAGTGGCGATGGTGACTGGACTGGCGAGGAGCGTCCCCAAGAGATCCGTGACCGCCAGTCCACACACCAGAGTGTAAAACGTGGTCTCCTTCTGCTCTTTCCGGGACTTACACAGGACCACTATGGCGATGACGTTCCCCACCACACCGAAAATGAACATCACGGACGGTATGGTCGGCACCATGGTCCTGCCTGTCATGGACTGACTGCTCATTGTGATCCTCTGCAGCTCAAGACGCCTGCCGCCGATGTCTTATCGCCAGCGTGTCCATTCTACGACTGGCGTCTTACGACCAGCACAACGACGACCTATGAACATGTTGAcacgagaggaaaaaaaaacttctgttAAATACACCTGCTTCTCAAAAACTGGCCCGTAAGTTGCCATGAACTGTGTGCTTGTacagcagaagtgtgtgtgtacTCTCAGATCCCCGGAGTCAGACTAAACTCACCACGGCCGAGACCAGAGCAGTCGACAGTCCTCTGACATGTGAGATTAAATTgaagtgtgtgtctgacttcaaGTTCCCCTCTGCAGAGCTCAGTCCCACCCcttcatcccccccccacacacaccacccaatcTGCCCTGTGTGTGCACTCTgtgcacacacatgtgtgtgcactctgtgcacacacatgcgtcaCGGCAAAATAATAGGTGGCTCAAAGCGGATGACAACAGACTAAAACGTGCAATAACTTGTCACCGAACACTTGCTCCGCATGGAAATTGACATAAAAGCGTGAGAAAAGGCAAGCTGAGGCGAACCTACCTCCAAAACTAAAACGATATCTAAACATATTGAATAGGGCGATGGATGCGTAGACATGTCAGCGTGCTGAGTCTCGCCACTCCGTGCCAGTCGCTGTGGGTAAAAAGTCAGGTCCATGTGGAGCGTCCTACAGAACCGCCGCGGGCAAGTTTCAGTCGGATGGCGCCCTAAACAGATACTGCCAACGCACTCATCACACCAGTGACCAACAATATATCCACTAAACCAAACGCTAGACATTGACAAGGAAGCCAAACGCTTTTTGGAAATCCAGTTTTCCATCTCCGAGCATAATTTCCTTACTCGCATAGTTTACCTTACTAGATAGACCACCGTGTCCGGTGTTGTGATGAGCTTTTTCCTGGACGGCTGTTCCCCTCACAGCGTAGCACACCTCAGCACAAGCCACGCATGTCAGCGACACAAATGTAACcgggtattttcttgcccggtgcgggattcgatacggggtgtactgcacccccgtgtctatatataaatgtaaaaatctgaaaatattggttagtagttaccagaaagcagttcatttaaatgaccctcCAGGTTTCGTTTggaactgtaaccggttattttcttgcccggtgcgggattcgttaccgggtgtactgcaccataaggcgacatctctaaccgctcggctgaagtgccagacccattagctaggggctaacgtgtcttattagtagtttacagtcgtcactctccccggaagcgcgcccttgcgcttgttcttcccgcgctccgaagagacttctgaggatccgcacacttccggatcccgccgctgccaccaatgtaaccggttattttcttgcccggtgcgggattcgatacggagtgtactgcaccacaaggcgacatcactaacccctcggctaaagggtcagacccgttagctagggactaacgtgtcttactagtagtttacagtcgtcaccctccccggaagcgcgccctcgcgctttgtcattccgcgctccgaagagactcctgaggatccgcacacttccggatcccaccgctgccaccaatgtaaccgattattttcttgcccggtgcgggattcgatataggggtgtactgcaccacaaggcaacgtcactaaccactcggctaaagggtcagacccgctagctagggactaacatgtcttattagtagtttacacaaataACAATGCCGTTTCTGCCCCAATAAGATGCTGCAAAGTTCATGATCATAATGTGCTgctggagggtgggggggggtgggaacTATCACGCCAACAACTCACGATCACAACGACAGATCCTGAATCTACCTACAAATTACTTTTGCAATTCATCACTTAACGTCTGAAAGAGATCCTGTCGTTTGTTTTCCTCGCTAGATTTATCTTCTTCCTCTGAACGTTTGAGAGGAAGGGTATCCTCTCGATAACCTCGTGACACACTGTACGCTGTATTTGCACAggcaaatgaaaagaaaaaaaaacattcttatCTTCTCATTTATATACAGACAGAACCTTATTATAGCTTGTGGGAAACCACGCGGGGTGACATTTTCCTACAGTCACGATATATCTGCTGCtgaagagagagaagacaggctCCTCCGTACATAAACCAGTCAAACGGAGCCAAAAGCTGCTGAACGGGTGGTGTTGATCCTGGCACGACCGGCTGTGGCGTGGCAGGTCGATTGTCACCGGTTGGGGAGGACAGACCGCCGGCCGGGCAACAACAAAGTGTTGGATGGCCCCAAACCGTCTGCCAACCCATTTGTCAGATTTAAACGGCGGTTCAGCTCAGAAAACAGCATAAGAAACTTGCGTCACATCCTGTGTCCTCTACAGTATCTGACGGAGTCTATTTACACTGGTGGGGGGGCACAACTGGCCCCAGCTCATTTAACTCTCAGGGACTGAAACCTTGAGCCTTCGTCTGTGACGTGGCCGTGCCGGTCTGACACACTTGTACGCACACTTGTTTTCCCTCGTGCCAATTTGGGTTATTTATTTGAACAGGGAAAGGGAAAGACCTTCTCTGGCCCTGGATATTTTATAGTCTTGAAGTTGTTAGAACGTTATTTCATTACATGAATTTGGCCTTCGACCCCCTGTTTAACATGGCTGTTatataatgtgtttgtgtgtgtgtgtgtgtgtgtgtgtgtgtgtgtgctctctgtcAGTGAGAGTCTGAGTGCATACATACGTTCTTATGACTTCATTagaatgtgtttgttttgtgtgtgtgtgtgcgtgtgtgcgcgtgcgtgtttgTCTGTTTTGGGTCTTGCAGAATGTTCAGTAAGTAGATTTGGAAGATTAGCGTCCCCATGAATGTGCTTTTCCTGGATTTGTTTGCCACAGTCAGATAACCTGCAGTCTGGTTGTGCTCCATATTTTGGATAATGACCACCGgcacagctggaaaaaaaaaacaaactatgttCCTGCGACTCAAACTTTAGGTAACGTAGATACGCAATCACGCTAGTCAGTCGGGTCGTTTTTTTGTTTatccatttgtttgtttttttcgggTGCACTATGTGGCCTGACTGAAATCCAAAACACACTATTTCTTCCAACAGCTTAATTCCTGAACTAAACAATGACAACATTGTGTCTTGGAGAGGCTTTGTTGGGTCTGTGTAGCCATGAAATACCCGTCCCAGGAGAAGGGCCCTGAGCCTGGGCACTCAGAGGAAAACATCCCGTGCTGATATTCCTCCATCGGTTGTTGTTGCTGATTTGATTTTGCTTCTCAGGACATGAGGGACGACGAGACGGGAGGAAATACAGGGGCCACAAATCAACGGCGCACTGTGTGCGCAGCGACACTCTGTGTTACTCCTTCAATTCAAAACGGTGCGTCTGTCTTTGCTCTTAATACCTGGGTTGAGCCTTTGATTTGTAATCCACGCTTCCCTCTTGCCACAGGCCTTTCTGTTTAGAAACACAACAGCTACCTGCAGACTGAAACACAATTATTACTCCATTTCTGTGGACAGGTACAGTCATATTCCTTC
Proteins encoded:
- the ptger4a gene encoding prostaglandin E receptor 4 (subtype EP4) a, whose translation is MSSQSMTGRTMVPTIPSVMFIFGVVGNVIAIVVLCKSRKEQKETTFYTLVCGLAVTDLLGTLLASPVTIATYVKGSWPGGDLLCQYFGFTMLFFSLAGLSIICAMSIERYIAINHAYFYNDYVDQRLAGLTLVAIYISNALFCALPGMGFGQVKKQYPQTWCFIEWRSNVSSDAAFSYMYAGFSSILILLTVICNVLVCGALIRMHRLFVRRLSLGTDVGRSVDPRRRGRSFGHLAGAEIQMVILLIGTSAVVLICSIPLVAQVFLNQLYKTPVELRLDKNPDLRAIRFASFNPILDPWIYILLRKAVLLKLIEKIKYLFCKMGARRQQGQGNFHCINAHQLSSIISAHNSHSLVPHDLRDVTSNSQTFLYLPEGREVCTRSCRHTETQTQSGPRPSLDRHSQASYSLQQGSTEVQSGENGTNGVEDLSAGVVFQSCPKNPALQVSLNSGAVEEKCI